In Meiothermus sp. Pnk-1, one DNA window encodes the following:
- a CDS encoding sugar ABC transporter substrate-binding protein, protein MVKRLLAAGAMALGLSAFAQTQIEFWTYYLSPNFDNYIKSTIAEFERANPTIKVKWVDKQDTMERDLTASIALGKAPDVVNLWQDSTFAAAQNGILLPITQVVSRGLLNQLYYPNVLDIFTVDGQVYGLPWYGWLDQGVMMYNPDLFAKAGVDVKGIRNTDDLLAASERIKKATGAYGWLPPVKDPNGASFLGRFFLEGLSIYDKDGKANFNSPAHVALLQKYVDAMKNDVIPQELLRKEAFQLSNELYSQGKAAIIVGAPTSLNRVKEANPDLYKKTKIASAPLGKAGIQTGGAMDLVIPKASKNQAAAARFALFMTNRANQVKFANVVPIVCTAKGCESDPGLKAKSDDPLEIGKGMNSSSGRLINPGFKPPKNTDDVYKNFNDNIEAAFLGKKSAKQALDDAVAFWNANAK, encoded by the coding sequence ATGGTTAAGCGGTTGCTGGCAGCAGGAGCGATGGCGCTGGGATTGAGCGCTTTTGCTCAGACCCAGATCGAGTTCTGGACCTACTACCTGAGCCCCAACTTCGACAACTACATCAAAAGCACTATCGCCGAGTTCGAGCGGGCCAACCCCACCATCAAGGTCAAGTGGGTGGACAAGCAGGACACCATGGAGCGCGACCTCACCGCCTCCATTGCGCTCGGCAAGGCCCCCGACGTGGTCAACCTGTGGCAAGACTCCACCTTCGCCGCCGCCCAGAACGGCATCCTGCTTCCCATCACCCAGGTGGTCTCGCGCGGCTTGCTCAACCAGCTCTACTATCCCAACGTGTTGGACATTTTCACCGTGGACGGCCAGGTCTACGGCCTGCCCTGGTACGGCTGGCTCGACCAGGGGGTGATGATGTACAACCCCGATCTCTTTGCCAAGGCCGGGGTGGACGTCAAGGGCATAAGGAACACCGACGACCTGCTCGCCGCCTCCGAGAGGATCAAGAAGGCCACCGGGGCCTACGGCTGGTTGCCCCCGGTCAAGGACCCCAACGGTGCGAGCTTCTTGGGCCGCTTTTTCCTCGAGGGCCTCTCCATCTACGACAAGGACGGCAAGGCCAACTTCAACTCCCCGGCGCACGTGGCCCTCTTGCAAAAGTACGTCGACGCCATGAAGAACGACGTGATCCCCCAGGAGCTCTTGCGCAAGGAAGCCTTCCAGCTTTCCAACGAGCTCTACAGCCAAGGTAAGGCTGCCATCATCGTGGGGGCTCCGACCTCGCTGAACCGGGTCAAGGAGGCCAACCCCGACCTCTACAAAAAGACCAAGATCGCCAGTGCTCCTTTGGGTAAGGCCGGGATCCAGACCGGCGGGGCGATGGATCTGGTAATCCCCAAGGCTTCCAAGAACCAAGCCGCGGCGGCCCGCTTTGCCCTGTTCATGACCAACCGCGCCAACCAGGTCAAGTTCGCCAACGTGGTACCCATCGTCTGCACCGCCAAGGGCTGCGAGAGCGACCCCGGCCTCAAGGCCAAGAGCGACGACCCCCTCGAGATCGGCAAGGGGATGAACTCGAGCTCTGGCCGCCTGATCAACCCGGGCTTCAAACCCCCCAAGAACACCGACGACGTCTACAAAAACTTCAACGACAACATCGAGGCCGCCTTCTTGGGTAAGAAAAGCGCCAAGCAGGCCCTCGACGACGCGGTGGCCTTCTGGAACGCCAACGCCAAGTGA
- a CDS encoding MurR/RpiR family transcriptional regulator: MSRSKQRDPMPGGALMSLRSLTGSMTPALERIAQYVLHNADQVIYQTVIEVADAAGASEASVVRFCRDLGFRGFQDFKLALASDLVTSPVILPKQEKPTSAQSTADYVYNTARQVLDETRRLMDVDLLEAVVERILKARRIDFYGVGNAGTTAQDFAQKLQRLGCAAIAYPDPHSAAVSAATLGPKDLAFGISVSGSSIDTVKALKQAKLAGAYTVAVTRGARSPITRFADAVLLTSAPESPLTRGSMSAKISQLMILDFLFTRTALRHPKGAELLSKTAAAVADRSY, translated from the coding sequence GTGAGTCGTTCTAAGCAGCGAGACCCTATGCCCGGCGGGGCTCTGATGAGCCTCAGGAGCCTCACCGGGTCGATGACCCCGGCCCTCGAGCGCATCGCCCAGTACGTGTTGCATAACGCCGACCAGGTCATTTACCAAACCGTGATCGAAGTCGCCGACGCAGCGGGCGCGAGCGAGGCCAGCGTGGTGCGCTTTTGCCGCGACTTGGGGTTTCGGGGCTTCCAGGATTTCAAGCTAGCGCTGGCGAGCGACTTGGTGACGAGCCCGGTGATCTTGCCCAAACAGGAAAAACCCACCTCGGCCCAGAGCACTGCCGACTACGTCTACAACACTGCCCGGCAGGTTCTCGACGAGACCCGCCGCTTGATGGATGTGGATCTGCTCGAGGCGGTGGTAGAGCGCATTCTGAAAGCCCGCCGCATCGACTTTTACGGCGTAGGGAACGCAGGAACCACGGCCCAGGACTTTGCCCAAAAGCTCCAGCGGCTGGGCTGTGCGGCCATCGCCTACCCTGATCCCCACTCGGCGGCGGTTTCAGCCGCCACGTTGGGGCCGAAAGACTTGGCCTTTGGCATCTCGGTCTCGGGCTCCTCCATCGACACCGTGAAAGCGCTCAAGCAGGCTAAGCTGGCGGGGGCCTATACCGTAGCGGTGACCCGTGGGGCCCGTAGCCCCATTACCCGCTTCGCCGATGCGGTACTGCTTACCTCGGCGCCGGAGTCCCCCCTTACGCGCGGCTCGATGAGCGCCAAGATCAGCCAGCTGATGATCCTCGATTTTCTCTTTACCCGCACCGCCCTGCGTCACCCCAAAGGCGCAGAACTGCTGAGCAAAACCGCGGCGGCGGTGGCGGATCGGAGTTACTGA
- the nagZ gene encoding beta-N-acetylhexosaminidase — MKKYSTKFCPLVVDIPGPTLDDATRHHLAHYGFAGVCLFRKNIRNRHQLAQLVAELREILGPEALIAIDQEGGAVLRTTDLPEAPSAMAMGATGDPALAQAVGAAVGRGLISLGINWDYAPVLDVNTDPRNPVIGDRSFGSDPAKVAELGLAWARGLEGTGVMACVKHFPGHGDTSLDSHLALPVVRKPREQLEAVEFYPFRRAVEARISSIMTAHILYPALDPEYPATLSQAILTGLLREEWGYDGLVVTDSMDMKAITHFSPDAKAAAVRAFIAGADLVLALGSRETQQTQAEALRQAREGGTIPAQRWEKSQQRLEQATARFPGTPRPYSSTLEAEDRAILTAAARRSITRYGEVRLPHPGERILFVAPDLAPGESAYENGPAAQELARRLAERFPGLKILAYPRSKPEAIREGLQAALQEADFILYVTTSRQPLQPGELELARALFSSGRPALHVALWNPYHVMALGQPALITYGWRQPTLEALIEALSGAEAPGKLPVELAE, encoded by the coding sequence ATGAAAAAATATTCGACCAAGTTCTGCCCCCTGGTGGTAGATATCCCCGGCCCGACCCTGGACGACGCCACCCGCCACCACCTGGCCCACTACGGCTTCGCCGGAGTCTGCCTGTTTCGCAAGAACATCCGCAACCGGCACCAGCTCGCCCAGCTGGTGGCCGAACTGCGCGAGATCCTGGGCCCGGAAGCCCTCATCGCCATCGACCAAGAGGGCGGGGCGGTCCTGCGCACCACCGACCTACCCGAAGCCCCCTCGGCGATGGCCATGGGCGCCACCGGCGATCCCGCCCTAGCCCAAGCGGTAGGAGCAGCGGTGGGCCGCGGGCTGATCAGCCTGGGGATCAACTGGGATTACGCTCCCGTGCTCGATGTGAACACTGACCCGCGCAACCCGGTGATCGGCGACCGCAGCTTTGGCTCCGACCCGGCCAAGGTAGCCGAGCTGGGGCTGGCCTGGGCGCGGGGGCTCGAGGGAACGGGGGTGATGGCCTGTGTCAAGCACTTTCCCGGCCACGGCGACACCTCTTTGGACTCTCACCTGGCGCTGCCGGTAGTGCGCAAGCCGCGGGAGCAGCTCGAGGCCGTGGAGTTCTACCCTTTCCGCCGGGCAGTGGAGGCGAGGATTTCCTCCATCATGACCGCCCACATCCTCTATCCGGCCTTGGACCCCGAGTACCCGGCGACCCTCTCCCAGGCTATCCTCACCGGGCTATTGCGCGAGGAGTGGGGTTACGACGGCTTGGTCGTTACCGACTCGATGGACATGAAGGCCATCACCCACTTCAGCCCCGACGCCAAAGCCGCAGCGGTGCGGGCCTTCATCGCCGGGGCTGATCTGGTGCTGGCCCTGGGATCCAGAGAAACCCAGCAAACCCAGGCCGAGGCGCTGCGGCAAGCTCGGGAAGGTGGCACCATCCCCGCCCAGCGGTGGGAGAAAAGCCAACAGAGGCTCGAGCAAGCCACCGCCCGCTTCCCCGGCACGCCCCGCCCCTACTCCTCCACGCTCGAGGCGGAGGACCGGGCGATCCTCACCGCCGCCGCCCGGCGCAGCATTACCCGCTACGGCGAAGTCCGGCTTCCTCACCCCGGTGAGCGCATCCTCTTTGTAGCCCCCGACCTCGCCCCCGGTGAGAGCGCCTACGAAAATGGCCCCGCCGCTCAAGAACTAGCCCGCCGCCTGGCGGAGCGCTTCCCGGGGCTAAAGATCCTGGCCTACCCCCGCAGCAAACCTGAAGCCATCCGGGAAGGCCTGCAAGCCGCCCTTCAGGAAGCCGATTTCATCCTGTACGTGACCACTTCCCGGCAGCCCCTCCAACCTGGAGAGCTCGAGCTCGCCCGTGCCCTCTTCTCCTCGGGCCGCCCGGCCCTCCACGTCGCTTTGTGGAACCCCTATCACGTCATGGCCTTGGGACAGCCCGCCCTCATCACCTACGGATGGCGCCAACCCACCCTCGAGGCCCTGATCGAAGCCCTCAGCGGCGCCGAGGCCCCGGGCAAGCTGCCGGTGGAACTGGCGGAGTGA
- a CDS encoding quinone oxidoreductase — protein MKAIRVHQTGGPEVMGLEEIPTPTPGEGQVLVRQEAIGVNFIDTYKRSGLYSLPLPFVVGEEGAGTVEAVGPGVSEFQPGDKVAYANVQGAYAEYALVPAEKLVKIPAHLDARIAAALMLQGMTAHYLVKSTYPLRAGETCVVHAGAGGVGLLLIQMAKMIGAKVISTAGNEEKRALAKEAGADFVFPYEGFEEKVREVTAGKKADVVYDGVGQATWEGSLNSLRIRGMLVLYGQSSGPVPPFNPQVLNQKGGLYLTRPSLWHYTQTREELQWRAGEIMQWAAEGKLRVRIGAEFPLEQAAEAHRKLQGRQTTGKVLLIP, from the coding sequence ATGAAAGCCATCCGCGTTCACCAAACCGGCGGCCCCGAGGTCATGGGGCTCGAGGAGATCCCCACCCCCACCCCCGGCGAGGGGCAGGTGCTGGTGCGGCAGGAGGCCATCGGGGTCAACTTTATCGATACCTATAAGCGCTCGGGGCTTTACTCCCTGCCCCTGCCCTTCGTGGTGGGGGAGGAAGGAGCCGGCACGGTAGAGGCGGTGGGGCCAGGGGTTTCGGAGTTCCAGCCCGGCGACAAGGTGGCCTACGCCAACGTCCAGGGCGCCTACGCCGAGTACGCGCTGGTTCCCGCTGAGAAGCTGGTGAAGATTCCTGCCCATCTAGACGCCCGGATCGCCGCCGCGCTGATGCTCCAGGGCATGACCGCGCACTACCTGGTGAAAAGCACCTACCCCCTCCGGGCCGGGGAGACCTGTGTGGTCCACGCCGGGGCCGGTGGGGTCGGGTTATTGCTGATCCAGATGGCCAAGATGATCGGGGCCAAGGTCATCAGCACCGCCGGCAACGAAGAAAAACGGGCTTTGGCCAAGGAGGCCGGGGCTGATTTCGTCTTTCCCTACGAAGGCTTCGAGGAGAAAGTCCGGGAGGTCACCGCGGGCAAGAAAGCCGACGTGGTCTACGACGGGGTGGGCCAGGCTACCTGGGAGGGCAGCTTGAACAGCTTGCGGATCCGGGGCATGCTGGTGCTCTACGGCCAGTCCAGCGGCCCGGTGCCGCCCTTCAACCCCCAGGTGCTGAACCAAAAAGGCGGCCTCTACCTCACCCGGCCCTCGCTGTGGCACTACACCCAAACCCGCGAAGAACTCCAGTGGCGGGCGGGCGAGATCATGCAGTGGGCCGCCGAGGGTAAGCTACGGGTGAGGATCGGGGCGGAGTTCCCCCTCGAGCAGGCCGCCGAGGCGCACCGCAAGCTGCAAGGCCGACAGACCACCGGGAAAGTGCTGCTCATCCCTTGA
- a CDS encoding YkvA family protein translates to METKTPANAQGGYSDRSFWHKLRRYARLAGKEVVEKALTLYFTLQDPDTPVWAKRVVVGALAYFIIPFDVITDLLPLVGFTDDLGALLTALATVAAHVKPGHRQRAKEQAEAWFPSEVVDVQARVEPPKALPE, encoded by the coding sequence GTGGAGACCAAGACCCCCGCAAATGCCCAAGGAGGCTACAGCGACCGCTCTTTCTGGCACAAGCTCCGCCGCTACGCCCGGCTGGCGGGGAAAGAGGTGGTGGAGAAAGCCCTTACCCTCTACTTCACCCTGCAAGACCCCGATACCCCGGTCTGGGCCAAGCGGGTGGTGGTGGGGGCGCTGGCCTACTTCATCATCCCCTTTGATGTGATCACCGATTTGCTACCCTTGGTAGGCTTTACCGATGACCTCGGGGCCTTGCTCACCGCCCTGGCCACGGTGGCGGCTCACGTCAAACCCGGGCACCGACAACGGGCCAAGGAGCAGGCCGAGGCCTGGTTTCCCTCCGAGGTCGTGGACGTGCAAGCCCGGGTCGAGCCGCCCAAAGCTTTGCCGGAGTAG
- a CDS encoding nitrilase-related carbon-nitrogen hydrolase: protein MIRHAVLQLKPEKGQIRKNLERIAQALSELRSYKPQVAVLPEAFLTGYFLQGGVRELAMTREELSERLQAMYRSLDWGEPLDLIVGFYEQDGGVYYNSAAYLELGGRGLVHVHRKVFLPTYGVFDEERYISRGNRIQAFDTRYGRVALLICEDFWHSLTATIAALDGAEILYVPSASPARGFAGAEPANVARWKSLCQAVAAEHGVYVVLSSLVGLEAGKGLAGGSVVAGPEGNLLAQAPAFEEAALIAEVDLERLAPVRYDNPLLPDLEGGLPLLIPDLQRVMGQSGGREGRA from the coding sequence ATGATTCGCCACGCGGTCTTACAGCTCAAACCCGAGAAGGGCCAGATCCGCAAGAACCTCGAGCGCATTGCCCAGGCTCTCTCCGAGCTGCGCTCGTATAAGCCCCAGGTGGCGGTGCTGCCCGAGGCCTTCCTGACAGGATACTTTCTCCAAGGGGGGGTGCGCGAACTGGCCATGACCCGCGAGGAGCTATCCGAACGGCTCCAGGCCATGTACCGGTCGCTGGACTGGGGCGAACCCCTCGACCTCATCGTGGGTTTCTACGAGCAAGACGGGGGGGTCTACTATAACTCCGCCGCCTACCTCGAGCTGGGCGGGCGGGGGCTGGTGCACGTCCACCGCAAGGTGTTCCTGCCCACCTATGGGGTTTTCGACGAAGAGCGCTATATCTCGCGCGGCAACCGCATCCAGGCCTTCGACACCCGATATGGGCGGGTCGCCCTTTTGATCTGCGAAGATTTCTGGCACTCCCTCACCGCCACCATCGCCGCTCTGGATGGGGCGGAGATCCTCTATGTGCCCTCGGCCAGCCCCGCGCGGGGGTTCGCAGGGGCCGAACCCGCCAACGTGGCCCGTTGGAAGAGCCTGTGTCAGGCGGTGGCGGCCGAGCACGGAGTGTATGTGGTGCTGAGCTCTCTGGTAGGGCTCGAGGCCGGTAAGGGCCTAGCCGGCGGTAGCGTGGTGGCCGGGCCAGAGGGCAACCTGCTGGCCCAGGCTCCGGCCTTTGAGGAAGCCGCCCTGATCGCGGAGGTTGACCTCGAGCGGCTGGCCCCGGTGCGCTACGACAACCCCCTGCTTCCCGACCTGGAGGGGGGGCTGCCCCTGCTGATCCCCGACCTCCAACGGGTGATGGGGCAGAGCGGCGGAAGGGAGGGGCGGGCATGA
- a CDS encoding NAD+ synthase → MKIIEAVPGREVLELNYPLVSDFLVRFVREELEWRGFKKAVVALSGGVDSAVTLALGVQALGAKNVYAVYMPHAISRPESREHAELVAGMFGVHFEVVDITGMVESYAAQVPDITPRRKGNAMARARTIVGFDKAEQYGGLHLGTGNKTERLFGYYTWHDVADTGPINPLGDLYKTQVWGLAEHLKLPEAVIKKPPTADLELGQTDEGDLGIAYRRADVILEHYLKGYPDDYILRLGYTEAEVARVKHLVNTTHWKRTIPTVAVISTTAIGEFYLRPLDFRLEQSP, encoded by the coding sequence ATGAAGATCATCGAGGCGGTGCCGGGGCGGGAGGTGCTGGAACTCAACTACCCCCTGGTGAGCGACTTCCTGGTGCGCTTTGTCCGCGAAGAACTAGAGTGGCGCGGCTTCAAGAAAGCGGTGGTGGCCCTTTCCGGCGGGGTGGACTCCGCCGTCACGCTGGCCTTGGGGGTGCAGGCCCTGGGCGCCAAGAACGTCTACGCGGTCTACATGCCCCACGCCATCTCCCGCCCCGAGTCGCGCGAACACGCCGAGCTCGTAGCCGGGATGTTCGGGGTCCATTTCGAGGTGGTGGACATTACCGGGATGGTGGAGAGCTATGCCGCTCAGGTGCCCGACATCACCCCCCGCCGCAAAGGCAATGCCATGGCCCGAGCCCGCACCATCGTCGGCTTCGACAAGGCCGAGCAGTACGGCGGGCTGCACCTGGGCACGGGCAACAAGACCGAGCGGTTGTTCGGCTACTACACCTGGCACGACGTGGCCGATACCGGCCCCATCAACCCGCTGGGGGACCTCTACAAGACCCAGGTTTGGGGCCTGGCTGAGCATCTGAAGCTTCCCGAGGCCGTGATCAAGAAGCCGCCTACCGCCGACCTCGAGCTGGGCCAGACCGACGAAGGCGATCTGGGCATCGCCTACCGCCGGGCCGACGTGATCCTCGAGCACTACTTGAAGGGCTACCCCGATGACTACATCCTACGGCTGGGCTACACCGAGGCCGAAGTAGCACGGGTCAAGCACCTGGTCAACACCACTCACTGGAAACGCACCATTCCCACGGTGGCGGTGATCTCGACCACCGCCATCGGCGAGTTCTACCTCCGGCCTTTGGACTTTAGGCTTGAGCAAAGCCCGTGA
- a CDS encoding metallophosphoesterase, whose translation MRLAILSDIHGNLPALEAVLADLEGLDADLVVVNGDLVNRGPANREVIERMWGLAQRDKLRFTLGNHDDLVLGWARRDPRLFELYDDPLFVSTGWVASQLQPEHLEWIAALPYQIHLEELGLRIAHGSPRHYREGYDERLPDTAIAEIVQEYPARTLVGSHTHRPYVRQQGGTLVLNSGAVGSPFNGDPRAQYMLLEISPEQTRWEFRQVPYDLEAALRAFHDSGLLEEGGLGAYLFYLELQTARSLLTPFWLWANAHQLPHDWEAWQLFQRAHPERFAQT comes from the coding sequence ATGCGGCTGGCTATCCTCAGCGACATCCACGGGAACCTTCCGGCCTTAGAGGCGGTGCTGGCCGACCTCGAGGGCCTGGACGCCGATTTGGTGGTGGTCAACGGCGACCTTGTCAACCGGGGACCCGCCAACCGAGAGGTCATCGAACGGATGTGGGGGCTGGCGCAACGGGATAAACTTCGCTTCACCCTGGGGAACCACGACGATCTGGTGCTGGGTTGGGCGCGGCGCGACCCCCGCCTCTTTGAACTGTACGACGATCCCCTATTCGTCTCTACCGGTTGGGTGGCGAGCCAGCTACAGCCCGAACACCTGGAGTGGATCGCCGCCCTCCCCTACCAGATCCACTTGGAAGAACTGGGCCTGCGCATCGCCCACGGCTCACCTCGCCACTACCGCGAGGGCTACGACGAGCGCCTCCCGGATACGGCCATCGCCGAGATCGTACAGGAGTACCCGGCCCGCACCCTGGTCGGATCGCACACCCATCGGCCCTACGTGCGCCAACAGGGGGGCACGCTGGTGCTCAACAGCGGGGCGGTGGGTTCACCGTTCAACGGCGACCCTCGAGCACAATACATGCTGCTTGAAATCTCGCCGGAACAAACCCGCTGGGAGTTCCGTCAGGTTCCCTATGACCTGGAGGCGGCCCTACGGGCTTTTCATGATTCCGGATTGCTCGAGGAGGGTGGGCTGGGGGCTTACTTGTTTTACCTCGAGCTACAGACTGCCCGCTCTCTGCTCACCCCCTTCTGGCTGTGGGCCAACGCCCACCAGCTACCCCACGACTGGGAAGCCTGGCAGCTCTTCCAACGGGCCCACCCCGAGCGCTTTGCCCAAACGTGA
- a CDS encoding CoA-binding protein: MTQTELRHLLAAARTIAVLGAHPDPSRAAFYVPDYLWRHGYRILPTNPVFAGQTLWGERVRADLSEILEPVDILDVFRRSDALPTHLEGILALRPKLVWLQSGIRNDAFARTLEELGIGVIQDRCLMVVHRQLLGAWDRSSSRGR, from the coding sequence ATGACCCAGACCGAACTGCGCCACCTGCTCGCGGCGGCGCGAACCATAGCCGTGCTGGGGGCGCACCCCGACCCGAGCAGGGCCGCCTTCTACGTGCCAGATTACCTCTGGCGCCACGGCTACCGCATTCTGCCCACCAACCCGGTCTTCGCCGGCCAGACTTTGTGGGGGGAGCGGGTCCGCGCCGACCTGAGCGAGATCCTCGAGCCGGTAGACATCCTGGACGTGTTCCGCCGCAGTGACGCGCTGCCCACCCATCTCGAGGGGATCCTGGCCCTGCGACCCAAGCTGGTCTGGTTGCAATCAGGGATCCGCAACGACGCCTTCGCGCGGACGCTCGAGGAGCTCGGCATTGGGGTCATTCAAGATCGCTGTTTGATGGTTGTCCACCGCCAACTG